One genomic segment of Rubripirellula tenax includes these proteins:
- a CDS encoding DUF1501 domain-containing protein produces the protein MTPSQIAISKQADLLRTRRQFLAGGKHLLGTAALASLMGGPRAFADSQPTVSPAMGAVPTHFAPKAKRVIYLHMVGGPSQMDLFDYKPGMKDYFDKDLPESIRQGQRLTTMTSGQSRFPIAPSKYSFKQYGSNGMWMNSELLPWLSKKSDEICWMRSLHTEAINHEPAITAMQTGNQVTGRPCLGSWASYGLGSINANLPSFVVLVAIPSNREQEQSISARLWNAGYLPGEHSGVSFRSSGDPILYINNPPGVPDGLRRRSIEGINALNRMNLEAVGDSETHTRIQQYEMAFRMQASVPELTDIESESQATFDLYGEEAKKPGSFANAALMARRLSERGVRFVQIYHNNWDHHANVGGRMPSQCKDVDQPCYALLEDLRQRGMLDDTLVIWGGEFGRTIYTQGKLTTENYGRDHHPRCFTMWMAGGGTNAGQIYGETDEFSYNIVRDPLHIRDFHATVLNLLGYDHERLTYRFQGLDQRLTGVEEARVVRELIG, from the coding sequence ATGACCCCATCCCAGATTGCCATCTCAAAACAGGCTGATCTGCTTCGGACGCGTCGCCAGTTTTTGGCCGGCGGAAAGCACCTGCTTGGGACCGCCGCGCTGGCGTCGCTGATGGGTGGCCCACGTGCGTTTGCCGACAGCCAGCCCACGGTTTCACCTGCGATGGGTGCCGTGCCGACTCATTTTGCGCCGAAGGCGAAGCGGGTCATCTATTTGCACATGGTCGGTGGTCCGTCGCAAATGGACTTGTTCGATTACAAGCCGGGGATGAAGGACTACTTCGACAAAGACTTGCCCGAGTCGATCCGCCAAGGGCAACGATTGACGACCATGACCAGTGGTCAATCGCGGTTTCCAATCGCGCCGTCAAAGTACTCGTTCAAGCAGTACGGCAGCAACGGCATGTGGATGAACTCGGAACTGTTGCCGTGGTTGTCGAAAAAGTCGGACGAAATTTGTTGGATGCGCAGTTTGCATACCGAAGCGATCAACCACGAGCCGGCCATCACGGCGATGCAGACGGGCAACCAGGTGACCGGTCGTCCGTGTCTCGGATCGTGGGCGTCCTATGGATTGGGTTCGATCAACGCAAATTTGCCGTCGTTTGTCGTTCTGGTGGCGATCCCCAGCAATCGGGAACAGGAGCAATCGATTTCGGCTCGGCTTTGGAACGCAGGCTATTTGCCGGGCGAGCATTCGGGTGTTTCTTTCCGCAGCAGCGGCGACCCGATTCTTTACATCAATAATCCGCCCGGCGTTCCCGATGGGCTGCGTCGGCGGTCGATTGAAGGCATCAACGCTTTGAATCGAATGAATTTAGAGGCGGTCGGCGACAGCGAAACTCATACGCGGATCCAACAATACGAAATGGCGTTTCGTATGCAGGCTAGTGTGCCGGAATTGACGGATATCGAATCAGAATCGCAAGCAACGTTCGACTTGTACGGTGAAGAAGCGAAGAAACCGGGCTCGTTCGCCAACGCTGCATTGATGGCGCGTCGCTTGTCAGAGCGGGGTGTGCGGTTTGTCCAGATCTATCACAACAACTGGGACCACCACGCCAATGTTGGTGGACGAATGCCAAGCCAGTGCAAGGATGTTGACCAACCGTGTTATGCCTTGCTGGAAGACCTGAGGCAACGCGGTATGTTGGACGACACGTTGGTGATTTGGGGTGGAGAATTTGGTCGAACCATCTACACGCAAGGAAAATTGACGACCGAAAATTACGGCCGCGATCACCACCCACGCTGCTTCACGATGTGGATGGCGGGCGGCGGAACGAACGCGGGCCAGATTTACGGCGAGACGGATGAGTTCTCGTACAACATCGTCCGCGACCCGCTGCACATTCGCGATTTTCATGCCACCGTCTTGAACCTGTTGGGCTATGACCACGAACGATTGACGTACCGTTTTCAGGGACTCGATCAGCGGTTGACGGGCGTCGAAGAAGCACGCGTGGTCCGCGAGTTGATCGGCTAG
- a CDS encoding DUF1553 domain-containing protein, whose protein sequence is MTPLLSNPPTFASPSVVVRGFVVAGLTLVLATEASASAPIDFNRDVRPVLAENCFACHGQDGDSREADLRLDLRDSAIESGAIEPGDPDASELVARIVTDDADIVMPPPDSHKSLTPDEREMLVRWVAEGAEYAKHWAFVPPVKKQPPAISIDDPWQKNPIDAFVLDRLREQGLAPAPPADSRSLFRRLSFDITGLPPSIQDTSDFVEDFAKRDDAAVSDAIDRLMQKQGWGEHRARYWLDAARYADTHGMHRDNYREIWPYRDWVIRSFNANQPFDQFTIEQLAGDLLLSPTIDQLTATGFQRCSMTTNEGGTIADENMAAYASDRVQTFGWVYLGLTTNCAQCHDHKFDPISAKDYYALAAYFRNTTQPAMDTDQKDGGGPFVAIPSAEDIPRWEVIDAELETASEQRQTRQSASTDEFVKWESTLTPQSFRDNVAADPIVQLPLHDEAEENQRESFAKLKWTADDRFGTAAQFKAKQNVSLGSLGDFAIDQPFSVATWFRSDNPHSGGAGLVAKMDLENHYRGWDVFLAGGKMAMHLIDRWPDAAIKVTTKDRVVEKDRWHHVCITYDGSATAAGIQIYMDGKKQLTTVDMETIAPEGKKSDDSDSEKAAVNIQTETPLRVGQRSTGDVHNGSIRDVYLFDRELSSEQAEDLGISDQLATIISIAKGDRSEKQQAMLQEHFLNRHDAEFNRLSALIADLEAERQSIRDRSPISLVQAERSGQPAMANILMRGDYTMIGDQVAAAPPESLHPIADDAPQNRLGLAMWTVDPTNPLTPRVTVNRFWQEIFGSGIVTTTEDFGVMGSPPSHPELLDWLAIDFVENGWDVKRFFKQILMSATYRQAAVTTDEKREKDRDNFLLSRGPRFRMDAEVIRDSALAASGLLSRKMFGPGTRPYQPDNLWNMVGLGGSNTRDYQVDEGAELYRRSIYTFWKRMSPPPGLEAFNAPNREVCTVRRERTNTPLQALVTLNAPEYIEAARNLAQNSLSQTVDSNETIERIALTVLSRALRPDETLVVMANHAAYVEHFSANPNDAKRLIAVGDSVADASISSTTLAAWTMTCNEILNLDETLNK, encoded by the coding sequence GTGACACCACTTTTATCAAACCCACCTACGTTTGCGAGTCCATCGGTGGTCGTTCGCGGCTTCGTTGTCGCGGGACTCACTCTGGTTCTTGCCACGGAAGCGAGTGCGTCTGCGCCGATTGATTTCAACCGAGATGTGCGTCCCGTTCTAGCTGAGAATTGCTTTGCTTGTCACGGACAGGACGGTGATAGTCGCGAAGCCGATTTGCGATTGGACCTTCGTGATTCGGCAATCGAATCTGGCGCGATCGAACCGGGCGATCCGGATGCAAGTGAGTTGGTTGCAAGAATCGTGACCGACGATGCTGACATCGTCATGCCGCCGCCGGACAGCCACAAGTCGCTGACGCCGGACGAGCGGGAGATGCTAGTTCGATGGGTCGCCGAAGGCGCTGAGTACGCGAAACATTGGGCATTCGTTCCGCCGGTCAAAAAGCAACCGCCGGCGATCAGCATCGATGATCCGTGGCAAAAGAATCCGATCGACGCATTTGTGCTGGATCGGTTGCGTGAACAAGGGCTTGCACCGGCGCCGCCGGCCGACTCGCGTTCGTTGTTTCGGCGGCTCAGTTTTGACATCACGGGGCTTCCGCCGTCGATACAAGACACGAGCGATTTTGTAGAAGACTTTGCCAAACGCGATGATGCAGCGGTATCCGACGCGATCGATCGCTTGATGCAGAAACAAGGCTGGGGTGAACATCGAGCTCGATACTGGTTGGACGCCGCTCGGTATGCCGACACTCACGGCATGCACCGTGACAACTACCGCGAAATTTGGCCGTACCGCGACTGGGTCATCCGTTCGTTCAACGCGAATCAGCCTTTCGACCAATTCACGATCGAGCAACTCGCCGGTGATCTACTGCTTTCGCCAACGATCGATCAATTGACGGCGACGGGATTCCAACGCTGCTCGATGACGACCAACGAAGGTGGAACGATTGCGGACGAGAACATGGCTGCGTACGCGTCCGATCGCGTTCAAACTTTCGGGTGGGTGTACTTGGGTTTGACGACGAATTGTGCCCAGTGCCACGATCACAAGTTCGATCCGATTAGCGCGAAGGACTACTACGCATTGGCGGCCTACTTCCGCAACACGACCCAACCCGCAATGGATACGGATCAAAAAGACGGCGGTGGCCCATTCGTTGCCATCCCGTCCGCCGAGGACATCCCAAGATGGGAAGTGATCGACGCGGAGCTGGAAACGGCGAGCGAACAGCGACAAACCCGTCAGAGTGCTAGCACCGACGAGTTTGTCAAATGGGAGTCCACTTTGACGCCCCAGTCCTTCCGAGACAACGTTGCGGCGGATCCGATCGTTCAATTGCCGCTTCACGACGAAGCCGAAGAAAACCAGCGCGAATCATTTGCGAAGCTTAAGTGGACGGCCGATGACCGCTTTGGTACCGCGGCCCAGTTCAAAGCCAAGCAAAACGTTTCGTTAGGATCGCTTGGCGACTTCGCCATTGACCAACCGTTCTCGGTGGCCACGTGGTTTCGAAGCGACAATCCCCATAGCGGCGGTGCCGGCTTGGTGGCGAAGATGGATCTGGAAAACCACTACCGCGGTTGGGACGTCTTCCTTGCCGGTGGAAAGATGGCGATGCATTTGATCGATCGTTGGCCCGATGCAGCCATCAAGGTCACGACAAAGGATCGAGTCGTCGAAAAGGATCGTTGGCATCATGTCTGTATCACCTACGACGGTTCGGCGACCGCTGCCGGCATCCAAATTTACATGGACGGTAAGAAGCAGCTCACGACGGTCGACATGGAGACGATCGCGCCGGAGGGGAAAAAGTCAGATGATAGCGATTCCGAAAAAGCAGCTGTTAATATCCAGACCGAAACGCCGCTGAGAGTCGGTCAAAGGAGCACCGGCGACGTCCACAACGGATCGATCCGCGACGTCTACCTTTTCGATCGCGAACTTTCGTCCGAGCAGGCCGAGGATCTTGGAATCAGCGATCAATTGGCGACCATCATTTCCATTGCCAAAGGGGATCGATCGGAAAAACAGCAAGCGATGCTTCAGGAACATTTCCTCAATCGACACGACGCCGAATTCAATCGCTTGTCCGCGTTGATCGCCGACCTCGAGGCCGAGCGACAATCGATTCGGGACCGCAGCCCGATTTCGCTGGTCCAGGCCGAACGAAGCGGCCAGCCCGCGATGGCGAATATCTTGATGCGCGGCGATTACACGATGATCGGTGACCAGGTCGCTGCCGCGCCGCCGGAATCGTTGCATCCGATCGCGGACGACGCGCCGCAAAACCGCCTGGGCTTGGCGATGTGGACGGTCGATCCGACGAACCCGTTGACCCCGCGAGTGACAGTGAATCGGTTCTGGCAAGAAATTTTTGGTTCGGGCATTGTCACGACGACCGAAGACTTCGGCGTCATGGGATCTCCGCCTTCGCATCCCGAGTTACTGGATTGGTTGGCGATCGATTTTGTCGAAAACGGCTGGGATGTGAAACGATTCTTTAAGCAAATCTTGATGTCGGCGACGTATCGCCAAGCCGCCGTCACGACGGATGAAAAACGAGAGAAAGACCGCGACAATTTTTTACTTTCTCGCGGCCCGCGTTTTCGAATGGACGCCGAAGTGATTCGTGACTCGGCGTTGGCCGCCAGCGGGTTGCTGTCTCGCAAGATGTTTGGCCCGGGAACACGCCCCTATCAACCGGACAATTTGTGGAACATGGTCGGTCTAGGAGGCAGCAACACGCGTGACTATCAAGTCGACGAGGGCGCGGAACTTTATCGGCGATCAATCTATACGTTTTGGAAGCGAATGTCGCCGCCGCCGGGGTTGGAGGCATTCAATGCGCCCAACCGCGAAGTCTGCACGGTCCGGCGGGAACGGACGAATACTCCGCTGCAAGCTTTGGTGACGCTCAATGCGCCCGAGTACATCGAAGCGGCTCGCAACTTGGCACAGAATTCATTGAGTCAAACGGTGGATTCGAATGAAACGATCGAGCGAATCGCGTTAACGGTGCTTAGTCGAGCACTTCGACCGGACGAGACGCTCGTCGTGATGGCGAATCATGCCGCCTACGTCGAACATTTTTCGGCAAACCCCAATGATGCCAAGCGACTGATTGCCGTTGGTGATTCGGTAGCGGACGCTTCGATCTCGTCGACAACGCTTGCCGCCTGGACGATGACGTGCAACGAGATCCTGAACTTAGACGAAACGCTCAACAAGTGA
- a CDS encoding XylR family transcriptional regulator, with protein MSNSAAKKTKSPIEPKQILLLVESSRAYGRGCLMGIASYIRAHGPWQVLHLERGLEERVPAFLHAQRFDGVIARIENETLAKSVAKLKIPTVDLRGVVVPANGVMFDTDPEACSELAFEHFRQRGFQRLAYCGYNGVLFSDQRRDAFLRLCEAQNLTPLVYDATVENEIFKSKIKGGIVQREAQAELPEPALVEWLRALVGPVGIFACNDVRGRQVLQAATLAGRRAPDEVAVLGVDDDEVICELANPPLSSIEPDTQRMGFEGAMALDRLMAGEPIQDRQILIPPRRISVRRSSDLLAIDDQEVAAAVHFIREHACEGISVKQVADAVAISRVTLERRFRAILNRSPREEIERVRIDQIRLMLTQTRYSLMQIATMTGYRSDAHLVTAFRRHEDCAPGEYRRRFKNS; from the coding sequence ATGTCCAATTCCGCCGCGAAGAAAACGAAGAGCCCAATCGAGCCGAAGCAGATTCTGCTATTGGTTGAGTCGTCTCGTGCCTATGGGCGAGGATGCTTGATGGGCATCGCGTCGTACATTCGGGCTCACGGACCTTGGCAGGTGTTGCACCTCGAACGAGGTCTCGAAGAACGTGTGCCGGCGTTCTTGCACGCCCAACGCTTTGACGGCGTGATCGCTCGAATTGAGAACGAAACGTTGGCCAAATCAGTTGCCAAGTTGAAAATCCCCACCGTTGATCTGCGAGGCGTCGTCGTACCCGCCAACGGAGTCATGTTTGATACGGATCCAGAGGCGTGTTCCGAATTGGCATTCGAGCATTTTCGCCAGCGAGGGTTTCAGCGTTTGGCCTACTGTGGATACAACGGCGTGCTCTTTTCCGACCAGCGGCGCGACGCGTTCCTGCGTCTGTGCGAAGCGCAGAACCTCACACCGCTTGTTTACGACGCAACCGTCGAAAACGAGATCTTCAAGTCGAAAATAAAAGGAGGAATCGTTCAACGCGAAGCTCAAGCGGAACTGCCCGAACCCGCGTTGGTCGAGTGGTTGCGGGCTTTGGTTGGGCCGGTCGGGATCTTTGCCTGTAACGATGTCCGTGGTCGCCAGGTGCTTCAGGCAGCCACGCTTGCGGGGCGTCGAGCACCCGATGAAGTGGCCGTGTTGGGAGTGGACGACGATGAAGTGATTTGTGAGCTCGCCAATCCGCCGCTAAGTAGCATCGAACCGGACACGCAACGAATGGGTTTCGAAGGCGCGATGGCGCTCGATCGTCTGATGGCCGGCGAACCGATCCAGGATCGCCAAATTCTGATTCCACCGCGCCGTATTTCGGTACGGCGCTCGTCGGACTTGTTGGCGATCGACGACCAGGAGGTGGCGGCGGCAGTCCACTTCATCCGCGAACACGCGTGCGAGGGCATCAGTGTCAAGCAAGTCGCCGATGCGGTCGCGATCTCTCGTGTCACCTTGGAACGACGCTTCCGGGCTATTTTAAACCGCAGCCCACGCGAAGAAATTGAACGCGTTCGGATCGACCAGATTCGCCTGATGCTGACCCAAACGCGATACAGCTTGATGCAGATCGCGACGATGACCGGATATCGATCCGACGCCCACTTGGTCACAGCATTTCGACGACACGAAGACTGTGCACCCGGCGAGTATCGTCGCCGCTTCAAAAACTCGTGA
- a CDS encoding Nramp family divalent metal transporter, with protein MTETPTKLPKSQTTESTTDESTTLDPPTRIPNIIRCVGPGLIVAGSIVGSGELIATTKTGAEAGFSLLWLIVLGCVVKVFAQVEFGRYAIVSGKTTLMALDEVPGPRFRGRGNWLVWYWMVMWLCSISQLGGIVGSVGQALAIGAPITKSGADYNEIADAQTLLQFERFANRNSETGEEAFVPTTTDAEIESRWEAFRSQYGDNTSTADAAIWATVIAIVTSLILYNGRYGMIQSLSTVLVASFTLLTVVNLFLLQDQPDFRVRFSEFINGLKFHLPTASGNARPIGTALATFGIIGVGAAELVVYPYWCLEKGYARFVGKNDGSPEWAARASGWMRVMRVDAWGAMAVYTFATIAFYLLGAAILHRVGLNPEKDNLVRTLAVMFVPVFSTWASSIFLFGAFAVLYSTFFVANASHARTFSDAMRVIGLIDDDAVTRAKWIRWLSGGFPILCLMIYLVFPAPAQLVLLSGVAQGIMLPMLAGAALYFRYKRCPPSLTPGALWDFMLWLSAAAMLVTGLWTVWAQF; from the coding sequence ATGACCGAAACGCCGACAAAGTTGCCGAAGTCTCAAACCACCGAATCAACGACTGACGAGTCAACGACGTTGGACCCGCCCACGCGGATTCCGAACATCATTCGATGTGTCGGCCCCGGCTTGATCGTTGCCGGTTCGATCGTGGGTAGCGGCGAACTGATCGCGACGACCAAGACGGGCGCCGAAGCCGGTTTCAGTTTGCTGTGGCTGATCGTGTTGGGCTGTGTCGTGAAAGTTTTCGCACAGGTCGAATTCGGACGTTACGCCATCGTCAGCGGCAAAACGACGTTGATGGCGTTGGACGAAGTCCCCGGACCGCGGTTTCGCGGTCGTGGAAATTGGTTGGTGTGGTATTGGATGGTGATGTGGTTGTGCAGCATCAGCCAGTTGGGCGGCATCGTCGGCAGCGTCGGCCAAGCCTTGGCGATCGGAGCGCCCATCACGAAATCGGGAGCCGACTACAACGAAATCGCCGACGCCCAAACCTTGCTGCAATTCGAACGGTTCGCGAATCGAAACAGCGAAACCGGCGAGGAAGCTTTCGTACCGACAACGACGGATGCGGAAATCGAATCTCGATGGGAAGCCTTTCGATCGCAATATGGTGACAACACGTCGACGGCCGACGCGGCGATTTGGGCGACGGTGATTGCGATCGTTACGAGTTTGATTCTGTACAACGGTCGCTACGGAATGATCCAGTCCTTGTCGACCGTATTGGTCGCGTCCTTCACTTTGTTGACCGTCGTCAACCTGTTCTTGTTGCAAGACCAACCTGATTTTCGCGTCCGATTTTCTGAGTTCATCAACGGTCTAAAATTCCATTTGCCGACCGCCAGCGGCAACGCCCGGCCGATTGGCACGGCGCTAGCGACGTTTGGAATCATCGGTGTCGGTGCGGCCGAGCTTGTCGTTTATCCGTATTGGTGCTTGGAAAAAGGCTATGCACGTTTCGTGGGCAAGAATGATGGTTCACCCGAGTGGGCCGCCCGCGCGTCGGGATGGATGCGAGTCATGCGGGTCGACGCTTGGGGCGCGATGGCCGTCTACACGTTTGCGACGATTGCTTTTTACCTGCTGGGCGCTGCCATTTTGCACCGCGTCGGATTGAATCCCGAGAAAGACAATTTAGTGCGAACGTTGGCGGTCATGTTCGTACCGGTGTTTTCAACATGGGCGTCCTCGATCTTTCTGTTCGGCGCCTTCGCAGTTCTGTATTCGACCTTTTTCGTTGCCAACGCGTCACACGCGCGTACGTTTTCGGATGCAATGCGAGTGATCGGATTGATCGACGATGACGCCGTGACAAGGGCAAAGTGGATCCGCTGGCTGAGCGGCGGATTTCCGATTCTGTGTTTGATGATTTACTTGGTTTTTCCCGCTCCGGCGCAGTTGGTGCTGTTAAGTGGCGTCGCGCAAGGCATCATGTTACCGATGTTGGCCGGCGCAGCTTTGTATTTCCGATACAAACGGTGCCCGCCATCACTAACGCCCGGTGCGTTGTGGGACTTCATGCTTTGGCTCTCGGCCGCCGCCATGTTGGTGACGGGACTGTGGACGGTATGGGCCCAGTTTTGA
- a CDS encoding DUF1559 domain-containing protein — translation MAKTRKSGFTLVELLVVIAIIGVLVGLLLPAVQAAREAARRMSCSNNFKQLGLALHNYHSAYKQFPMHGSGTIERGPAVGPIYAGPGAPGWAVKWSNWINSNAMNLSAHVGMLPFCEQQALWEQISNPLWQDTNNNGTIDAGEQYNAMGPSPSAPNGAAYIPWLTNVVTFRCPSDPGVGLPGRGRLNYAVCGGDSSKHAYYGQRNPALESQGSTRPIAWFDGTWATSGSVQTDGRSSMRGVFGTHHRSKFRDILDGTSNSIAMGEIITDLGDRDVRSAQRLRVLHSAAGIDIDLCDGDIDPLRPQFWQDGLAVSSGVEARGMIWAAMAPLYSQCFTIKPPNKLVCAQNHLNPGVHGMSSRHQGGAHVLMADGAVKFITDSIEAGNQNAFPVDINNQPGAASPFGLWGALGSVRGKETIEEEL, via the coding sequence ATGGCGAAAACGAGGAAGAGCGGTTTCACGCTCGTCGAGTTGTTGGTGGTGATTGCAATTATTGGAGTGCTTGTCGGGCTGTTACTGCCCGCTGTTCAGGCGGCTCGTGAAGCTGCGCGGCGAATGAGCTGTAGCAACAACTTCAAGCAGCTCGGTTTGGCGCTGCACAATTATCATTCGGCCTACAAGCAATTCCCCATGCACGGGTCTGGGACGATCGAGCGAGGTCCTGCTGTAGGACCGATCTACGCTGGTCCTGGCGCACCGGGCTGGGCAGTGAAGTGGTCCAATTGGATCAATTCCAACGCGATGAACCTTAGCGCCCACGTGGGCATGCTGCCGTTTTGCGAGCAACAAGCGTTGTGGGAGCAGATTTCCAACCCGTTGTGGCAGGACACCAACAATAACGGCACGATAGATGCCGGCGAACAGTATAACGCCATGGGGCCGTCGCCGTCGGCACCCAACGGTGCGGCGTACATTCCGTGGTTGACAAACGTTGTCACGTTCCGTTGTCCCAGCGATCCGGGCGTCGGATTGCCCGGCCGCGGTCGCTTGAACTACGCCGTGTGTGGTGGTGACAGCAGCAAGCATGCTTACTACGGTCAGCGAAATCCGGCGCTGGAATCTCAGGGTAGCACCCGACCGATTGCTTGGTTCGACGGTACATGGGCGACCAGCGGAAGCGTTCAAACCGACGGACGCTCCTCGATGCGAGGTGTCTTCGGAACTCACCACCGCAGCAAGTTCCGGGACATCCTCGATGGAACGTCCAACTCGATTGCAATGGGTGAAATCATTACCGATCTCGGCGATCGCGACGTTCGCAGCGCCCAGCGGTTGCGAGTTCTGCACAGTGCGGCGGGGATCGATATCGATCTTTGCGACGGGGACATCGATCCGCTGCGTCCGCAGTTTTGGCAGGACGGGCTTGCCGTTTCGTCGGGCGTCGAAGCGCGTGGAATGATTTGGGCCGCGATGGCACCGCTGTACTCACAGTGCTTTACCATCAAACCCCCAAATAAATTGGTGTGTGCCCAGAACCACTTGAACCCAGGCGTCCACGGCATGAGCAGTCGTCACCAAGGTGGTGCTCACGTTCTGATGGCCGACGGAGCCGTCAAATTCATCACCGATTCGATCGAGGCCGGAAACCAGAATGCGTTTCCTGTCGACATCAACAACCAACCAGGCGCAGCTAGCCCGTTCGGTTTGTGGGGAGCGCTGGGAAGCGTTCGTGGTAAAGAAACGATCGAAGAAGAACTGTAG
- a CDS encoding sigma-54-dependent transcriptional regulator: protein MQLNAPAPSLLVVDDDPLILQVMKLCLPEPDYRVYTAENAADGQSLFAKHAPDAVLLDIQMARQSGLAALQEFRELDPRVPVILMTGHGTAEIAISAMSGGAFEYITKPFEPDDILPLIDSAIETSRMARLPAVLLSDNRVTNNTDAAGDRVLGQCPAVVEVFRSIGRVASQDVAVLVLGETGTGKEVVARAIYQHSKRHDQVFHAINCAAIPENLLESELFGHEKGSFTGADQRRIGKFETCNGGTLFLDEIGDMTPLMQSKMLRVLQEKEFERVGSSRSIKTDVRIIAATNRDLDAAMADGSFRSDLFYRLNEYTIRLPALRDRGDDVPMMTDYFFRTFANQLGKDFRSIAPETMRRLTSHTWPGNVRELQGVVKQTLLKASGPLIVPAFLPIGLGESKSGVDLDGQGRQSWTDDLSLELARLLESGSHCISDEMHNQVDRVLLQGVLKATGNNISEAAARLGISRPTLRNRIRYLGLQS, encoded by the coding sequence ATGCAACTCAACGCTCCCGCTCCATCGCTTCTTGTCGTCGATGATGATCCGCTGATCTTGCAAGTGATGAAGCTCTGCCTTCCCGAACCCGACTACCGCGTTTACACGGCCGAAAACGCGGCCGATGGACAATCGCTGTTCGCCAAGCATGCACCCGACGCTGTTTTGTTGGACATCCAAATGGCTAGGCAATCGGGGCTCGCCGCGCTGCAAGAATTTCGCGAACTCGACCCACGAGTTCCCGTAATTCTGATGACCGGACACGGCACTGCCGAGATCGCAATCAGTGCGATGAGTGGCGGTGCATTCGAGTACATTACTAAACCCTTCGAGCCCGATGACATCCTGCCCCTGATCGACTCGGCCATCGAAACCAGTCGCATGGCCCGACTGCCTGCCGTGCTGCTAAGCGATAACCGCGTCACCAACAACACCGATGCCGCCGGCGATCGAGTTCTGGGCCAATGCCCGGCCGTGGTTGAAGTGTTTCGTTCGATCGGCCGGGTTGCCTCGCAAGACGTCGCCGTACTGGTGCTTGGCGAAACCGGAACCGGCAAAGAGGTTGTCGCCCGCGCGATCTATCAACACAGCAAGAGGCACGACCAAGTCTTTCACGCAATCAACTGCGCCGCGATCCCCGAAAACCTACTCGAAAGCGAACTGTTTGGCCACGAGAAAGGGTCTTTCACGGGCGCGGACCAGCGGCGGATCGGCAAGTTTGAAACCTGCAATGGCGGCACGTTATTCTTGGACGAGATTGGCGACATGACGCCGCTGATGCAATCCAAGATGCTGCGAGTCCTACAGGAAAAAGAATTTGAGCGAGTCGGCAGCAGCAGATCGATCAAGACGGATGTGAGAATCATCGCCGCCACGAACCGCGACCTTGATGCGGCGATGGCCGATGGCAGTTTCCGCAGCGACTTGTTTTATAGACTCAACGAGTACACGATCCGATTGCCTGCGCTGCGCGATCGCGGCGATGACGTTCCGATGATGACGGATTACTTCTTTCGCACCTTCGCAAACCAACTCGGTAAAGACTTCCGTTCGATCGCCCCCGAAACGATGCGGCGTCTGACGTCGCACACGTGGCCCGGCAACGTGCGTGAACTGCAAGGCGTCGTCAAGCAGACGCTGCTCAAAGCCAGCGGTCCCTTGATCGTCCCCGCATTCTTGCCGATCGGCTTGGGCGAATCCAAGTCCGGCGTTGATCTCGATGGACAGGGCCGACAAAGCTGGACCGATGACCTATCTCTTGAACTGGCCCGTCTACTCGAAAGCGGATCCCATTGCATTAGCGACGAAATGCACAATCAGGTCGACCGAGTCCTGCTGCAAGGCGTGCTCAAAGCGACGGGAAACAACATCAGCGAAGCCGCTGCCCGCTTAGGCATCAGCCGCCCGACCCTACGAAACCGCATCCGATATCTCGGGTTGCAGTCATAA